In a single window of the Dryobates pubescens isolate bDryPub1 chromosome Z, bDryPub1.pri, whole genome shotgun sequence genome:
- the LRRC10 gene encoding leucine-rich repeat-containing protein 10, which yields MGNSLKAVAGFVPSSKCQKYLLEDLEEMPVDKMVDLSGSQLRRLPLHICSFKELVKLYLSDNNLNHLPPELEQLQNLQILALDFNNFKALPLAVCTLKQLCILYLGNNKLCSLPLELRLLQNLKTLWIESNCLQCLPEVVCELRLLKTLHAGSNALRTLPGRLRRLQELRSIWLSGNLLAEFPAVLLDMPLLEVIDVDRNSIRFFPSLAHLPGLKLVIYDHNPCRNAPKVAKGVRRVGRWSEESPEPRKRSGAVVEITLHERPSPPPAAKPEPEAETC from the coding sequence ATGGGCAACAGCCTGAAAGCCGTGGCTGGTTTTGTGCCTTCCAGCAAGTGCCAGAAGTACCTGCTGGAAGACCTAGAAGAGATGCCAGTGGATAAAATGGTGGATCTGAGCGGCAGCCAGCTGAGGCGGCTGCCCCTGCATATTTGCTCTTTCAAGGAACTGGTCAAGCTCTACCTGAGCGACAACAACCTGAACCACCTGCCTCccgagctggagcagctgcagaaccTGCAGATCCTGGCGCTGGACTTCAACAACTTCAAAGCGCTGCCGCTGGCGGTGTGCacgctgaagcagctctgcatcctctaCCTGGGCAACAacaagctctgcagcctgcccctcgAGCTGCGGCTCCTGCAGAACCTCAAGACCCTCTGGATCGAGTCCAActgcctgcagtgcctgccGGAGGTGGTGTGCGAGCTGCGCCTGCTCAAGACGCTGCACGCCGGCTCCAACGCGCTGCGCACCCTCCCCGGCCGGCTGCGGCGCCTGCAGGAGCTGCGCAGCATCTGGCTGTCGGGCAACCTGCTGGCCGAGTTCCCCGCCGTGCTCCTGGACATGCCTCTGCTGGAGGTGATCGACGTGGACCGCAACTCCATCCGGttcttccccagcctggctcaccTCCCCGGCCTAAAGCTGGTGATCTACGACCACAACCCCTGCAGGAACGCGCCCAAGGTGGCCAAAGGAGTGcggagggtggggaggtggtcagaggagagccctgagccccggAAGCGGTCTGGGGCAGTGGTAGAAATCACGCTCCACGAGAGGCCATCACCACCTCCTGCCGCCAAGCCCGAGCCAGAAGCTGAGAcctgctga